The following is a genomic window from Acidobacteriota bacterium.
CGCTGTTCACTTTAATTATTGTGGTTTACTTTTTCATTCTCTTAACTTTTAACTTTTGCCTTTTAACTTTTGCCTTTTTACTTTTCTGGAGCGATCACCATGCAGGCATCACCACAACAAGAAAAACTCTTTGTCGAGATTGAAGATTTGCGCCGGCAGATTCTCGACATCAAAGCTGACGCGCAAAGTTTATTTGCTTCGCTCAATCACGAGCAATTCAACTGGCGTCCGCAAGCCGGCGTCTGGTCAATCGCCGAGTGCATCGAACATCTCAATGTTGCAGCGAAACTTTATTTCCCTTTGCTCGACGCGAAAATTAACCAGGGGCGCGCGAATAAAATTTTCGGACAGGAACCTTTTCGCTATGGCTGGTTCAACAACTGGTTCGTGCGCACGCTCGAACCGCCGGTGAAATTAAAGGTCAAAACGCC
Proteins encoded in this region:
- a CDS encoding DinB family protein codes for the protein MQASPQQEKLFVEIEDLRRQILDIKADAQSLFASLNHEQFNWRPQAGVWSIAECIEHLNVAAKLYFPLLDAKINQGRANKIFGQEPFRYGWFNNWFVRTLEPPVKLKVKTPKAFAPTADKSFAAVTEEFMQTQEAVIERLYQANGLDLRRLKIQSPRSRLIKLRLGKAFAMIAAHERRHLWQARQLIAHPNFPAQ